TGAACGGGATGATCAACGACGCCAACCGGCTCACGCAGGACGGCAAGTTCAGCGAGTCGAACGCCCTCGTCGATCAGGTCCTGGCCAAGATTCCCAAGGCGCTCGGCCCGCTGTACCTGAAGGGGATCAACGAAGCCGGGCTCAAGAACTGGGACTCCGCCGAGAAGTACCTCAAGCTCGCGACCGAGGCCGATCCGAAGTTCGTCGGCCCGCGCGGCGCCTTGGCCGACGTCTGCTACCGCAAGGGGGACAAGCAGCAGGCCCTCAACTGGTACGACGAGGAACTCAAGGTCGCGCCGGACTCGGTCCCGGTGATGCTCAACCGCGCCGCCCTGCTGGACGAGATGGCTCGCAAGGACGACGCCCTCGCCGCGTATCAGGCGGTTCTCGAGAAGGCGCCGACCGAGGCCGCGGCCTACACGTCCATCGCCACGATCTACACCGACAAGGGACAGGAAGACAAGGCGATCGAAATCCTCCAGAAGATGGAGCAGGTGGCCAAGCCGGACGCCAAGGCTTGGTTCAACATCGGCGCGAGCTTCTCCAACGCGGACAAGCTGGAGCGCGCCGAGCAGGCCTACCGGAAGGCGCTCGAGCTCGACCCGAGCCTGGCCGAAGCCAACCGCGAGATGGGCTACATCGCTCTCCGCAAGGGCGACAACGCCACCGCGGTCACGCTCCTCGAGAACTACCTCGGCAGCCGGCCGAACGCCGACGACGCCGCGGCGACCAAGACCCTGATCGAGAAGGCCAAGGGCGCGGTCGCGGCCCCGGCCGCGCCCGCGCCGGAGCCGAAGCCCGCCAAGAAGCCGGCGGGCCGCAAGTAGGCAGCCGCGCGCGAATCCCGAAAACCAAGAAGCGGCGG
This genomic interval from bacterium contains the following:
- a CDS encoding tetratricopeptide repeat protein — protein: MFKRAGLFAAAAAVAAFAAPAVHAQMISVSGKVTLKDGGPLADVQIVAQGSKEGGGTRKTKTEKDGSYKLPFLKFGVFQITAHKEGLIMYTISYEIKTRAGQPITKNAGELGPKQEMPPVRLDANTVSTFDFVMVPENFYAGVLTGPEAEQLNGMINDANRLTQDGKFSESNALVDQVLAKIPKALGPLYLKGINEAGLKNWDSAEKYLKLATEADPKFVGPRGALADVCYRKGDKQQALNWYDEELKVAPDSVPVMLNRAALLDEMARKDDALAAYQAVLEKAPTEAAAYTSIATIYTDKGQEDKAIEILQKMEQVAKPDAKAWFNIGASFSNADKLERAEQAYRKALELDPSLAEANREMGYIALRKGDNATAVTLLENYLGSRPNADDAAATKTLIEKAKGAVAAPAAPAPEPKPAKKPAGRK